The window GTGACGATGAGCTCACTGGCGGCGGGCAGATAGCCATAGACGCGCTCGCCCGTTTTGAGCCCATCGCAGCGGCTTTCTGTTATTTCAGCAAAGCCCCAGACCGGCAGGCGGCCGCGCCCGTCTGCGCCCGGAAAGAAGCGCCAATAGCCCATTGCCTCACCAAAGGCGGCATAGGTGATATTATTGGCCGTCAGCGCAAAGCGGTCAATGGCAAGGCGGGCCTCGCCGGCCTCAAGTGGGCGCGAGCTCGCCTCGATGATCGTGGCTTTTGTGATGTCGGCTTTATCAATGCTCAGCGCCCAGCTCATGGCCCGCCTCTCCTTTTCGCGAAGGGTGTTTTTTAGTGATGCAGATGCGCGTCCGGCCGGTCATCGGCCGACCAGCGGCGCAAGATGGCCGGATCCGGATCGCCATAATCCACCGGCAGGTCCGGGCAGGGCGCGCTCTGCAGGATATCGCGCATGATCGCCAGGCGCGTCGCGCGCTTGCTGTCGGCATTCACCACGCGCCACGGCACGGGATCGCCGGTAGCCGCCAGCATGATATTGCGCGCCTTCGAGTACTCGTCGAACTTTTCCAGCGCGACCGCATCCACCGGCGAGGTTTTCCAGGTCTTGAGCGGATTGGTCCGGCGGTCTTCGAGCCTTTGCGCCTGCTCCTCGCGCGAGATGTCGAGATAGTATTTCAAGAGGATCAGCCCGTCCTCGGTCAGCATGTGTTCGAACGGACCGGCATCGCCCAGGAAGGTCCGGTACTCGGCGTCGGTGCAAAACCCCATCACCGGCTCCACGCCGGCGCGGTTATACCAGGACCGGTTGAAAAACACCGTCTCGCCGCCGGCGGGCAATTGGGCCGCCCAGCGCTGGAAATACCAGCTGGTCTGGTCGCGCTCGGTGGGCTTGCCCAGCGCCACCACGCGGGTGTTGCGTGGCGAGCGGTGCTTCACGATACGCCGGATGGTGCCATCCTTGCCGGCCGCGTCACGCCCTTCAATGATCACCAGAAGCCGTCCTTCGGTAGAAATCAGACGGCGTTGCAGGACCACCATGCCGATCTGCAGGCGCCTGAGTTCTTTCTTGTAAGTTTTCTTGTCCATGCCGCGCAGCTTGGGCTTGTGCGCCTGCCGTGTCGAGGCTTGCGTGCTCTTGGGCAGGCGCCTAGCCCTCGTCCACCAGCCCTTTAAGCGCGTAGAGCGCCTCCAGCGCTTCGCGCGGGCTCAGCGCGTCCGGATCGATGGATTTGAGCCGTTCCAGCGCCTTGGAGGGTTTCGGCGCGGCTGGCGCAGGCTGGGCTGAAAACAGCGGCAGTTCGGCCAGCGCCGCCGCCGGACTGCCATCCGATTCCAGCTTGGCCAGGATGGATTGCGCCCGGCGCACAGCCATGTCCGGCAGACCGGCGCGCTTGGCCACCTCAACCCCGTACGAACGGTCGGCAGGGCCGCTGCCCACCTCGTGCAGGAAGACCAGCTCGCCTTTCCACTCGCGCGCTTTCAGCGACACATTGCCCGTGCCCTCCAGCTCGTCGGCGAGGCGCGTCAGCTCATGGTAGTGCGTGGCAAAGAGCGCGCGGCAGCGATTGACCGCGTGGAGATGTTCCACCGTGGCCCAGGCGATCGAGAGGCCATCCCATGTCGAGGTGCCGCGCCCGATCTCGTCCAGTATAACCAGACTTTTCGGCGTTGCCTGATTGAGTATGGCCGCTGTCTCGATCATTTCGGCCATGAAGGTGGAGCGTCCGCGCGCCAGATCATCGGCGGCGCCGACGCGCGAAAAGAGGCGGTCCACCAGTCCCAGCCTGACCGTTCGTGCGGGAACAAACAGGCCCGCTTGCGCCATGATGACGATAATCGCGCACTGGCGCAGGAAGGTGGATTTACCGGCCATGTTCGGCCCGGTCACCAGAAGCAGGCGGCTGGCCGCCTTCCCGTCTGCATCGAGCTGGCAGTCATTGGGCGTAAAGCGCGCCTCGCCGCTCCGGGTCAGGGCCTGTTCCACCACCGGATGGCGGCCCGCCTCGATAAAGAGGTCCGCGCCATCCGTCAGTTCAGGCCTGCAAGCCCCCGTCTCGACGGCCCAGTGCGCCGCCGCCGCCCACACATCCAGCGCGGCCAGCGCCTCGCCTGCCGCGCGAATAACGCCGGCCAGACCTTCCACCTGGGCGCAGAAGCGCGAGAAAATCTCCAGCTCCAGCGCGATGGCGCGCGAGGCGGCAGAGGCGATTTTCGATTCCAGCTCGCCAAGCTCGGTGGTCGAGAACCGTACCGCATTGGCCATGGTCTGGCGGTGGATGAAGGGCTCCACCCCCATCATCGCCTCGCCATGGCGCGCACTGACCTCGATGAAATAGCCCAGCACATTATTGTGCTTCACTTTCAGACCTGAAATGCCGGTCTGGTCGGCATAGGTTTTCTGCAGGCCTGCCACCACGCGGCGCGACTGGTCTTTCAGGGTGCGCAGCTCATCCAGCGCCGGGTCCCATTCGTGCGCCACGAACCCGCCATCGCGCGTCAGCAAAGGCGGCTCTTCCACCAGCGCGCGGGCCAGCTCATCAACCAGGCTTGCCAGCTCGGGCCGGGCTGCCAGCGACAGCGCGTCCAGCGCGCCCTGAATGGCTACTGGCAAGGCGTCATGGCCGAGGCGGGCAAAGGCCGCATTGATGCGCTCGCCCTCTTTGAGCGCTCGCGCCAGCGCCAGAAGATCGCGCGGTCCCCCGCGCTCCAGACACAGGCGTGACAGGGCGCGGACTGGATCCCCGGCGCTTTTCAGGCTGTCGCGCAAGGAGTCGCGCAAGCCGGCCTGCTCGTGCAGGAAGCCCACCGCATCAAGGCGCGCCTCGATCTCGGCGCGCACGGCAGAAGGCCGGGAAAGCTGCTCCGCCAGCAGGCGGGCGCCCGGCGCTGTCACCGTGCGGTCTATGGCATCAAGCAGCGAGCCCTTGCGCTGGCCCTGCAAGGTGCGGTCGATCTCAAGGCTTGCCCGCGCCGCCGGATCGATGGCGAGCCACCCTCCGGCCTCAAAATGGCGCGGCGGAGCAAGCTTGGGCGCAGCGCCTGCCTGCGACAGCTCCAGATAATCGAGAAGACAGCCTAGCGCGCCGAGCTCTGTGCGGGAGAAATCACCAAACCCGTCAAGGCTCAGCGTGCCGAAATGCGCATTCAGCCGCCGTTCCGCAGACCCGGCCTCGAACTTCGCCTTTGGCCGCGCCGTGATTGTGGTGCCGGGCAGGATGGGCGCCAGCACGCGTGCATCATCATCCAGCACCAGCAATTCGGCCGGTTGAAGCGCGGCAAGCTCTGCCTCCACATCACCCGGCTCCAGCCTTACGGAGCCGAAACTGCCATCGGAAATATCGGCAAAGGCGAGCGCCATATCGCCCGCTACGCCCCGCGCCAGCGCCGCCAGCCGGTTGGATTTGCGCGCATCGAGAAGATCATCCTCGCTTAAAGTGCCCGGCGTGACGATGCGGGTAATCGCCCGCTCCACCACCGATTTCGATCCGCGTTTCTTGGCTTCTGCCGGGTCTTCCACCTGCTCGCCAATGGCGACCTTGAAGCCTGCGCGGATCAGGCGCGAGAGATAGATTTGCGCGTTGTGGACCGGCACCCCGCACATGGCGATCGGTTCGCCCTGATGTTCCCCGCGTTTTGTCAGCGTGATGTCGAGCGCGGCGGCCGCGCGCACCGCATCGTCAAAGAAGAGCTCGTAGAAATCGCCCATGCGGTAGAAAAGCAGCGCTTCGGCAGGCACTTGCGCGCGAAGGCTGAGGAACTGCACCATCATCGGCGTCGCCCCTTCCGCGCTGGGAAAGGTGCGTTCCGCGATGTCGGATGGGGCGCTGGCGTCCGGGCTCATGGCGGCAAATTAACTTTCCGTTCCCGCCCCGCAAGGGGAGAGACCAGAGGCACGCGTTTTTGCGCTGGCTAAACAGGCTTTCGCTTTCGGCAGTGGAGCGTCTAGGCTTGGGCAAAGCCCGCAACCTGACCCGGATGACAGACCCCCCATGACAGACCGCAAACCGCGCGTGGACGATGAAGAAGCCCTGGCCTTTCACAAGCTCGCCCCGGCGGGAAAGATCGCCCTGCGCGCGACCAAGCCCATGGCCACCCAGCGCGATCTGTCGCTGGCCTACTCACCGGGTGTCGCCGCGCCGGTAAAGGCGATCCACGCCAATCCGGATGCGGTCTACGACTATACCTCCAAGGGTAATTTTGTCGCCGTCATCTCCAACGGTACGGCCATTCTGGGCCTGGGTGATCTTGGCCCTGCCGCTTCCAAGCCGGTGATGGAAGGCAAGGCGGTACTCTTCAAGCGCTTTGCCGATATCGATGCCATCGACATCGAGGTGGAGGAAAATGACCCCGAAGCCTTCGTCGAGTGCGTGCGCCGTTTCGGCAATACGTTCGGCGGGATCAATCTGGAAGACATCAAGGGGCCGGACTGCTTCATCATCGAGGAGCGCCTGCGCGAGCTGCTCGACATCCCGGTCTTCCATGATGACCAGCACGGAACGGCGATCATCTCCGCGGCTGGCATCATCAATGCGTGTGAGCTTTCCGGCCGGGACATCAAGGATCTCAAAGTCGTCGTGAACGGCGCGGGCGCAGCCGGTATTGCCGTGCTGGAGCTGATCAAGTCCATGGGCGTGGCCCATGACAATGCGATCCTGTGTGACACCAAGGGCGTCATCTACAAGGGCCGCGAGAATGGCATGAACCAGTGGAAATCGGCCCATGCCGCCGATACGGACAAGCGCACACTGGAAGAGGCGCTCGACGGGGCGGACTGCTTTATCGGCCTGTCGGTCAAAGGCGCGGTGACGAAAGCCATGGTGAAATCCATGGCCGCCGATCCGATCATCTTCGCCATGGCCAATCCTGATCCGGAGATCACGCCCGAAGAAGTGCGCGAGGCGCGTTCAGACGCGATCATGGCAACCGGCCGGTCTGATTATCCCAATCAGGTCAATAACGTACTGGGCTTTCCTTACATTTTCCGCGGCGCGCTGGATGTACGGGCCCGCACCATCAATGAGGCGATGAAGGTCGCCGCCGCCCGCGCGCTGGCCGAGCTGGCGCGCGAGGATGTGCCAGACGAGGTGGCCGCCGCCTATCACGGATCACGCCCCAGCTTTGGCAAGGATTACATCATCCCCGCCCCGTTTGATCCGCGCCTGATCAGCCATGTCCCGCCTTACGTGGCGCAGGCCGCGATGGATTCAGGCGTGGCCCGCCGCCCCATTGCTGACATGGAAGCCTACAAGGCGACCCTCGCCCAGCGCCTTGATCCGACAGCCTCGATTCTGCAGGCCCTGCACGAGGAAGTGCGCTCGGCCGACCGCAAGACGATTGTCTTCGCCGAAGGCGAGGAGCCGACCGTCA is drawn from Glycocaulis alkaliphilus and contains these coding sequences:
- the ppk2 gene encoding polyphosphate kinase 2, producing MDKKTYKKELRRLQIGMVVLQRRLISTEGRLLVIIEGRDAAGKDGTIRRIVKHRSPRNTRVVALGKPTERDQTSWYFQRWAAQLPAGGETVFFNRSWYNRAGVEPVMGFCTDAEYRTFLGDAGPFEHMLTEDGLILLKYYLDISREEQAQRLEDRRTNPLKTWKTSPVDAVALEKFDEYSKARNIMLAATGDPVPWRVVNADSKRATRLAIMRDILQSAPCPDLPVDYGDPDPAILRRWSADDRPDAHLHH
- the mutS gene encoding DNA mismatch repair protein MutS — translated: MSPDASAPSDIAERTFPSAEGATPMMVQFLSLRAQVPAEALLFYRMGDFYELFFDDAVRAAAALDITLTKRGEHQGEPIAMCGVPVHNAQIYLSRLIRAGFKVAIGEQVEDPAEAKKRGSKSVVERAITRIVTPGTLSEDDLLDARKSNRLAALARGVAGDMALAFADISDGSFGSVRLEPGDVEAELAALQPAELLVLDDDARVLAPILPGTTITARPKAKFEAGSAERRLNAHFGTLSLDGFGDFSRTELGALGCLLDYLELSQAGAAPKLAPPRHFEAGGWLAIDPAARASLEIDRTLQGQRKGSLLDAIDRTVTAPGARLLAEQLSRPSAVRAEIEARLDAVGFLHEQAGLRDSLRDSLKSAGDPVRALSRLCLERGGPRDLLALARALKEGERINAAFARLGHDALPVAIQGALDALSLAARPELASLVDELARALVEEPPLLTRDGGFVAHEWDPALDELRTLKDQSRRVVAGLQKTYADQTGISGLKVKHNNVLGYFIEVSARHGEAMMGVEPFIHRQTMANAVRFSTTELGELESKIASAASRAIALELEIFSRFCAQVEGLAGVIRAAGEALAALDVWAAAAHWAVETGACRPELTDGADLFIEAGRHPVVEQALTRSGEARFTPNDCQLDADGKAASRLLLVTGPNMAGKSTFLRQCAIIVIMAQAGLFVPARTVRLGLVDRLFSRVGAADDLARGRSTFMAEMIETAAILNQATPKSLVILDEIGRGTSTWDGLSIAWATVEHLHAVNRCRALFATHYHELTRLADELEGTGNVSLKAREWKGELVFLHEVGSGPADRSYGVEVAKRAGLPDMAVRRAQSILAKLESDGSPAAALAELPLFSAQPAPAAPKPSKALERLKSIDPDALSPREALEALYALKGLVDEG
- a CDS encoding NADP-dependent malic enzyme is translated as MTDRKPRVDDEEALAFHKLAPAGKIALRATKPMATQRDLSLAYSPGVAAPVKAIHANPDAVYDYTSKGNFVAVISNGTAILGLGDLGPAASKPVMEGKAVLFKRFADIDAIDIEVEENDPEAFVECVRRFGNTFGGINLEDIKGPDCFIIEERLRELLDIPVFHDDQHGTAIISAAGIINACELSGRDIKDLKVVVNGAGAAGIAVLELIKSMGVAHDNAILCDTKGVIYKGRENGMNQWKSAHAADTDKRTLEEALDGADCFIGLSVKGAVTKAMVKSMAADPIIFAMANPDPEITPEEVREARSDAIMATGRSDYPNQVNNVLGFPYIFRGALDVRARTINEAMKVAAARALAELAREDVPDEVAAAYHGSRPSFGKDYIIPAPFDPRLISHVPPYVAQAAMDSGVARRPIADMEAYKATLAQRLDPTASILQALHEEVRSADRKTIVFAEGEEPTVIRAAHAFQTQGLGKAVLVGREETTKANMRLVGVPEDGIEIVNARLSDHNAVYADWLFRRLQRRGYLKRDVQRMVNNDRNVFAACMVALGDAHGLVTGTTRNYAQALADVQMALDPKPGERVMGMSLVLSRGRTLFIADTNVTEFPSAQAMADMACEAASAARRFGVEPRVALLSYSTFGNPAGERSEKIQEAVRLLDARNPDFEYEGEMNADVALDPDHTRLYPFSRLTGPANVLIMPAIHSASISTKLLRAAGGATVLGPMLVGLEKPVQIARLGAGVADILTLAALAAHDLSAERSETS